In the Oryza glaberrima chromosome 6, OglaRS2, whole genome shotgun sequence genome, one interval contains:
- the LOC127776275 gene encoding LOW QUALITY PROTEIN: uncharacterized protein LOC127776275 (The sequence of the model RefSeq protein was modified relative to this genomic sequence to represent the inferred CDS: substituted 2 bases at 2 genomic stop codons): MARTKQTARKSTGGKAPRKQLATKAARKSAPATGGVKKPHRFRPGTVALREIRKYQKSTELLIRKLPFQRLVREIAQDFKTDLRFQSSAVAALQEAAEAYLVGLFEDTNLCAIHAKRVTIMPKDIQLARRIRGERAXLIFSRLIXAYQKIARSHRLNPPPPSLKSKELTRRRRRRLAFSAAPSSPPSFSMARTKQTARKSTGGKAPRKQLATKAARKSAPATGGVKKPHRFRPGTVALREIRKYQKSTELLIRKLPFQRLVREIAQDFKTDLRFQSSAVAALQEAAEAYLVGLFEDTNLCAIHAKRVTIMPKDIQLARRIRGERA; encoded by the exons atgGCCCGCACGAAGCAGACGGCGCGCAAGTCCACCGGCGGGAAGGCGCCGAGGAAGCAGCTGGCGACCAAGGCGGCGCGCAAGTCTGctccggccaccggcggcgtgaAGAAGCCCCACCGCTTCAGGCCGGGCACCGTCGCGCTCCGCGAGATCCGTAAGTACCAGAAGAGCACGGAACTGCTCATCCGCAAGCTCCCCTTCCAGCGCCTCGTCCGCGAGATCGCCCAGGACTTCAAGACCGACCTCCGCTTCCagagctccgccgtcgccgcgctgcaGGAGGCCGCCGAGGCGTACCTCGTCGGGCTCTTTGAGGACACCAACCTGTGCGCCATCCACGCCAAGCGCGTCACCATCATGCCCAAGGACATCCAGCTCGCGCGCCGGATCCGCGGTGAGCGCGCCTGATTGATTTTTAGCCGCTTGATCTGAGCTTACCAGAAAATTGCTCG ATCCCACCGTCTCAATCCACCACCGCCAAGTCTCAAATCCAAAGAActcactcgccgccgccgccgccgcctcgccttctccgccgcgccaagctctcctccctccttctcgATGGCCCGCACGAAGCAGACGGCGCGCAAGTCCACCGGCGGCAAGGCGCCGAGGAAGCAGCTGGCGACCAAGGCGGCGCGGAAGTCGGccccggccaccggcggcgtgaAGAAGCCTCACCGCTTCAGGCCCGGCACCGTCGCGCTCCGTGAGATCCGCAAGTACCAGAAGAGCACGGAGCTGCTCATCCGCAAGCTCCCCTTCCAGCGCCTCGTCCGCGAGATCGCCCAGGACTTCAAGACCGACCTCCGCTTCCagagctccgccgtcgccgcgctgcaGGAGGCCGCCGAGGCGTACCTCGTCGGGCTGTTCGAGGACACCAACCTGTGCGCCATCCACGCCAAGCGCGTCACCATCATGCCCAAGGACATCCAGCTCGCGCGCCGGATCCGCGGCGAGCGCGCTTAG
- the LOC127776234 gene encoding histone H3.2 produces the protein MARTKQTARKSTGGKAPRKQLATKAARKSAPATGGVKKPHRFRPGTVALREIRKYQKSTELLIRKLPFQRLVREIAQDFKTDLRFQSSAVAALQEAAEAYLVGLFEDTNLCAIHAKRVTIMPKDIQLARRIRGERA, from the coding sequence atggCCCGCACGAAGCAGACGGCGCGCAAGTCCACCGGCGGGAAGGCGCCGAGGAAGCAGCTGGCGACCAAGGCGGCGCGGAAGTCGGccccggccaccggcggcgtgaAGAAGCCTCACCGCTTCAGGCCCGGCACCGTCGCGCTCCGTGAGATCCGCAAGTACCAGAAGAGCACGGAGCTGCTCATCCGCAAGCTCCCCTTCCAGCGCCTCGTCCGCGAGATCGCCCAGGACTTCAAGACCGACCTCCGCTTCCagagctccgccgtcgccgcgctgcaGGAGGCCGCCGAGGCGTACCTCGTCGGGCTGTTCGAGGACACCAACCTGTGCGCCATCCACGCCAAGCGCGTCACCATCATGCCCAAGGACATCCAGCTCGCGCGCCGGATCCGCGGCGAGCGCGCTTAG
- the LOC127776235 gene encoding GDSL esterase/lipase At4g01130 → MRRITWLATAAAAAAMCWLVAAASAAGQCRFPAVFNFGDSNSDTGGFWAAFPAQQAPFGMTYFCRPAGRASDGRLVVDFIVQAMGLPLLSPYLQSVGSGFRHGANFATLASTALQPNTSLFVTGISPFFLAVQLNQMKDLRNKVLTSNGNNGQLPAPDVLHNALYTIDIGQNDLTSNLGSQSIETVKQSLPSVVSKISSAVQELYNIGARNIMVFNMAPIGCYPAFLTKLPHTSNDMDGYGCMKTYNSAVTYYNELLNNSLAKVRKKLQDASIVYLDKHAVTLELFRHPKAHGLKYGTKACCGYGDGAYNFNPDVYCGSSKLLNGQTVTAKACADPQNYVSWDGIHATEAANKIIAASLMSGSYSYPPFDLSKLCHLQPIA, encoded by the exons ATGAGGAGGATCACGTGgctcgcgacggcggcggcggcggcggcgatgtgcTGGCTCGTCGCGGCGGCGAGTGCGGCGGGGCAGTGCAGGTTCCCGGCCGTCTTCAACTTCGGCGACTCCAACTCCGACACCGGCGGCTTCTGGGCCGCCTTCCCGGCGCAGCAGGCGCCGTTCGGCATGACCTACTTCtgccgccccgccggccgcgcctccgacggccgcctcgtcgtcgactTCATAG TGCAAGCGATGGGGCTTCCGCTGCTGAGTCCTTACCTGCAGTCCGTCGGCTCCGGCTTCCGCCACGGCGCCAACTTCGCGACGCTGGCGTCCACGGCACTGCAGCCCAACACGTCGCTGTTCGTCACCGGGATCAgccccttcttcctcgccgTCCAGCTCAACCAGATGAAGGATCTCAGGAACAAGGTGCTCACCTCCAATGGCAACAACG GACAACTTCCTGCACCTGATGTTCTGCACAATGCTCTGTACACAATTGACATTGGTCAAAATGATCTCACCTCCAAcctaggatcacagagcattgAGACGGTCAAGCAAAGTCTCCCTTCAGTTGTTAGCAAGATCTCCTCTGCTGTGCAG GAATTGTACAACATTGGCGCTCGCAACATCATGGTGTTCAACATGGCGCCTATTGGATGCTACCCGGCATTCCTCACGAAACTCCCGCATACCAGCAATGACATGGATGGATATGGTTGCATGAAAACCTACAACAGTGCAGTGACCTACTACAATGAACTGCTGAACAATAGCTTGGCCAAGGTTCGGAAGAAGCTGCAGGATGCATCTATTGTGTATCTTGACAAACACGCGGTGACGCTCGAGCTGTTTCGCCATCCTAAAGCTCATG GGCTGAAGTATGGGACTAAGGCTTGCTGCGGATACGGTGATGGGGCTTACAATTTCAACCCAGATGTGTACTGTGGAAGCAGCAAATTGTTGAATGGCCAAACGGTAACCGCAAAAGCTTGTGCTGATCCACAGAACTACGTGAGCTGGGATGGAATCCATGCGACTGAAGCTGCAAACAAGATCATAGCGGCTTCCTTGATGAGCGGCTCATATTCATATCCACCTTTTGATCTTTCCAAACTTTGCCACCTACAGCCCATAGCATAA
- the LOC127776233 gene encoding uncharacterized protein LOC127776233 translates to MDYDYRGRPGSGSYGGGGGGGGSSSLYPRVGQPSHGVANAPPPQPPRAAPYHHHGPPTVSAAPHPVPASSSTSMGIQVVIKPAYRITPPPQLPPQLTEIPRSTFNFDFEYERKILAEAEKENPNWSKFVIESQPSPPPQPPRGPKLTTPPTSVATPGDPIVDKYISMGLGREAVSFAVLNYGDNPAKVKEFVKSYNALHEMGFTSSNVPELLAIHDNDPDKVIQHLIGTS, encoded by the exons atgGACTACGACTACCGGGGCAGGCCGGGCTCCGGAtcctacggcggcggcggcggcggcggggggtcgTCGTCCCTCTACCCGCGCGTCGGCCAGCCCTCCCACGGCGTCGCCAACGCgcccccgccgcagccgccgcgggcCGCGCCGTACCACCACCATGGCCCCCCCACCGTCTCCGCGGCTCCGCACCCCGTCCCCGCCTCGTCCTCCACATCGA TGGGCATACAAGTTGTGATAAAGCCAGCATATCGGATAACCCCTCCT CCTCAGTTGCCGCCACAGCTTACAGAAATTCCTCGCAGTACCTTCAATTTTGATTTTGAGTATGAAAGGAAAATTCTTGCTGAGGCTGAGAAGGAGAACCCCAACTGGAGCAAGTTTGTGATAGAGAGTcagccatcaccaccaccacagccgccAAGAGGCCCAAAACTCACAACTCCCCCTACTTCTGTG GCTACTCCAGGGGATCCAATAGTGGACAAGTATATATCCATGGGGCTTGGACGTGAAGCTGTCTCATTTGCTGTGTTGAACTACGGAGATAATCCAGCGAAG GTGAAGGAGTTTGTGAAATCCTACAACGCTCTCCACGAGATGGGCTTCACATCCTCAAATGTTCCCGAGCTGCTGGCCATCCACGACAACGACCCTGACAAAGTTATCCAGCACCTGATCGGCACATCATAG